From Oscillatoria sp. FACHB-1406, a single genomic window includes:
- the era gene encoding GTPase Era, which translates to MLDDSLIVPVAPVGFKSGFVGLIGRPNVGKSTLMNRAIGQKIAIVSPVAQTTRNRLRGILTTDEAQIIFVDTPGIHKPRHELGRILVQNARNAIAAVDLVLFVVDGSAIAGGGDRFIADLLQSTATPVILGINKCDCQPDDSEAIDRSYRDLLDTQDRPAVKFSALTGEGIDRLQSLLTENLEPGPYYYPPDLVTDSPERFIMGELIREQILAFAREEIPHSVAVSIEKVEEQPEIVKVYATIAVERDSQKGILIGKGGSMLKAIGSEARQQIQKLIMGKVYLELFVKVRPKWRQSRMQLADLGYRVED; encoded by the coding sequence ATGCTTGATGACTCTTTAATCGTTCCCGTCGCGCCGGTCGGCTTTAAATCCGGTTTTGTCGGCTTAATCGGACGGCCGAACGTGGGTAAATCGACGTTAATGAACCGCGCGATCGGTCAAAAAATCGCGATTGTTTCGCCCGTAGCGCAGACAACTCGCAATCGCTTGCGCGGGATTCTAACCACGGATGAAGCCCAAATTATTTTTGTCGATACTCCCGGCATTCACAAACCGCGTCACGAGTTGGGACGAATTTTAGTTCAAAACGCCCGCAATGCGATCGCTGCGGTGGATCTAGTGCTATTCGTTGTGGATGGTTCTGCGATCGCGGGGGGCGGCGATCGCTTCATTGCCGATCTACTGCAATCGACCGCTACGCCTGTTATTCTGGGGATTAATAAGTGCGATTGTCAGCCCGACGACTCCGAAGCGATCGATCGCAGTTATCGCGACCTTCTCGATACACAAGATCGTCCTGCTGTCAAGTTTTCTGCCCTAACTGGGGAAGGGATCGATCGCTTGCAATCCCTACTGACAGAAAACCTCGAACCTGGGCCGTATTACTATCCGCCCGACTTAGTAACGGATTCACCGGAACGATTTATCATGGGCGAACTGATTAGAGAACAAATTCTCGCCTTCGCGCGCGAAGAGATTCCCCACTCCGTCGCCGTCAGTATCGAAAAAGTAGAAGAACAGCCCGAGATCGTCAAAGTTTATGCCACCATTGCCGTCGAACGAGATTCTCAAAAAGGAATCTTAATTGGCAAAGGGGGCAGTATGCTCAAAGCGATCGGCTCCGAGGCGCGCCAACAAATCCAAAAGTTGATTATGGGCAAAGTTTATCTAGAATTATTCGTAAAAGTCAGACCAAAATGGCGACAATCGAGAATGCAACTGGCAGACTTAGGGTATCGAGTCGAGGATTAA
- a CDS encoding radical SAM protein, whose protein sequence is MKVKMILPALTEALSPFWRPIKYHLFPPLGLAAIASYFNDDDEIDLQDEHVEPLNLNDSPDLVIIQVYITSAYRAYELADLYRDRGAHVALGGLHVTSLPEEAARHADTIFLGPGEDTWPQFLQDFRAGQPQKIYQSHTRTLVGAPPIRRDLIKRRLYLVPNSIVVSRGCPHHCDFCYKDAFYQGGKSFYTQPVDNALAEIDRLPGRHLYFLDDHLFGNEPFASALFEGMKGMNRVWQAAATIPSILKPGLVEKAVEAGLRSLFIGFETLNPNNLIEQHKYQNLNRSYSDAIQRLRDFGVMVNGSFVYGMDGDDESVFDRTVEWAITQGIETATFHILTPYPGTQLYERMQAQARLTSDNWDLYDTRHAVYRPANMSAETLEAGYWRSYREFYRWSAIFQGASTKSNWGDRARHLAYSGAWKKCEPLWDFLIRGKQVNRLLPLLEDVLTSFGSKKVIDRAIATDGDYAIEQ, encoded by the coding sequence ATGAAAGTTAAAATGATTCTGCCCGCCTTAACCGAAGCGCTCAGCCCCTTCTGGCGACCGATTAAGTATCATCTTTTTCCCCCTTTAGGGCTGGCTGCGATCGCGTCCTACTTCAACGACGACGACGAAATCGACCTCCAAGACGAGCACGTCGAACCCCTCAATCTCAACGACAGCCCCGATCTCGTCATCATTCAGGTTTACATCACCTCCGCTTACCGCGCCTACGAACTCGCCGATCTCTACCGCGATCGCGGCGCGCACGTTGCCCTCGGCGGCTTGCACGTCACCTCCCTCCCCGAAGAAGCCGCCCGCCACGCCGACACCATTTTTCTCGGCCCTGGCGAAGACACTTGGCCGCAATTTCTGCAAGACTTTCGTGCCGGACAGCCCCAAAAAATCTATCAATCCCACACCCGAACCCTCGTCGGCGCGCCCCCCATCCGTCGCGACTTAATCAAGCGCCGTCTTTACCTCGTTCCCAACTCCATCGTCGTTTCGCGCGGTTGCCCCCACCACTGCGACTTTTGTTACAAGGATGCGTTCTACCAAGGTGGGAAATCTTTTTACACTCAACCCGTTGACAACGCCCTCGCCGAAATCGATCGCCTTCCGGGACGACATCTCTACTTTCTCGACGATCATCTCTTCGGTAACGAACCCTTTGCCTCTGCCTTATTTGAAGGAATGAAAGGCATGAATCGCGTTTGGCAAGCCGCTGCAACCATTCCCTCGATTCTCAAACCGGGATTGGTCGAAAAAGCAGTCGAAGCCGGACTTCGCAGCCTCTTCATCGGCTTTGAAACTCTCAACCCTAACAATCTCATCGAACAGCACAAATATCAGAACCTCAACCGCAGTTACAGCGATGCCATTCAACGCCTGCGCGACTTTGGGGTGATGGTTAACGGCAGTTTTGTCTACGGGATGGATGGCGACGACGAAAGCGTGTTCGATCGCACGGTAGAATGGGCGATAACCCAGGGCATCGAAACCGCTACCTTCCATATCCTTACACCTTATCCCGGTACGCAACTCTACGAACGGATGCAAGCACAAGCACGTTTAACGAGCGACAATTGGGACTTATACGACACGCGCCACGCCGTCTACCGCCCCGCGAACATGAGTGCGGAGACTCTAGAAGCTGGATATTGGCGATCTTACCGGGAATTTTACCGCTGGTCTGCGATTTTTCAGGGTGCTAGTACGAAATCGAATTGGGGCGATCGCGCGCGTCACCTCGCCTATTCTGGGGCGTGGAAAAAATGCGAACCTTTATGGGATTTTTTAATCCGGGGCAAACAAGTCAATCGCTTGTTACCCCTTCTCGAAGATGTGCTAACCAGTTTCGGTAGCAAAAAAGTTATCGATCGCGCGATCGCAACGGATGGGGATTACGCGATCGAGCAGTAG
- a CDS encoding DUF2301 domain-containing membrane protein — MVTVSPTESEVYQGQFGEFTITPSDRRGVLLYRTGLCVAALSFAAGSAWVLLAHPSANQLALLTPLFWLFCAGLALSLLTIHIYLAALHRLLQAFLLVGAFAAIFIALQRPESLAWTVYHYPVTLLGIGFSFAALTGIFFKEAFCFNRFETKFLTPLVPLLLLGHWAGVFSVGVEQGLLAAWSILFLVFALRKVIQPIPPDIGDKSVFEYLKMKAK; from the coding sequence ATGGTTACTGTATCCCCAACCGAGTCTGAAGTCTATCAGGGTCAATTTGGCGAGTTTACGATTACTCCGAGCGATCGCCGTGGCGTTCTACTCTATCGTACTGGCTTGTGCGTCGCCGCACTGAGTTTTGCAGCAGGCAGTGCTTGGGTTCTTCTCGCCCACCCCTCCGCAAACCAGCTTGCACTCCTCACGCCCCTATTTTGGCTCTTTTGTGCGGGCTTAGCCCTCAGTTTGCTAACCATTCATATCTATTTAGCTGCCCTGCATCGTCTCCTGCAAGCCTTTCTCCTTGTAGGCGCTTTCGCTGCGATCTTCATTGCGCTACAGCGTCCCGAATCGCTCGCTTGGACGGTTTATCATTACCCCGTTACTCTGTTGGGAATTGGCTTTAGCTTTGCTGCACTGACGGGAATTTTCTTTAAGGAAGCGTTTTGTTTCAACCGTTTCGAGACAAAGTTTTTAACGCCTTTAGTGCCGTTACTATTATTAGGACATTGGGCAGGAGTTTTTTCTGTGGGAGTCGAACAGGGATTGCTCGCAGCTTGGAGTATTCTGTTTCTTGTCTTTGCCCTGCGAAAAGTCATACAGCCGATTCCGCCGGATATTGGCGATAAGTCGGTGTTTGAATACTTGAAGATGAAAGCTAAATGA
- a CDS encoding response regulator: MQVEQRQKITGYFIEEAKEHLETIQEGIANFQSTLDDPETANEIYRAAHSIKGGAAMLELESIRRSAHRLEDFFKRLKEKPVKVDTRLQSLCTQIFNALQTLVGELERHLAVPAGVSERVMAEIEPIFEQTQYHIDSLLNPKIAVTAGNMTQENGSTVASVAIASSVQSDFPIAPSHSSRKLSSTPEVGEAELSTLADLFATSDLEDNLDEDNVTLIQFGEGNGRKNENFNDVLGQLDDFEDFDGAQIPEVSEDITDISGFLDQLGATNVSAANAKLSSVSESVEDDNDFDFLGDLASATSSQDLTIDSSLDDLFGPDVLLDEEPIEKIAAVLPSEEREDKAAVPEPEFSLDTMLQELGAAPGSIESSEPSISRFKEEIETADAQFDTLDTDFSLDTLFQGEADIDLSLDNIFDAEQSQDLSLDTLLQEQIEDLSLDTVFQEDSQDLSLDTLLQDLGSPSSESSQELSATFSQDLARRAASEEALELDRSLDASLDELLAESSRYYGEPFEVAPESSPSEIPLDDLLEAAVEPELAVERDPLSDLFDSVAPPAAVEEKPLEESFEDSRLGTISQDAPPKRSPIAPVEVDSRAPELHRSEPAVDRVSPVAARSEAELEQPEEQPATLTPFYYDAIEDLEALLDTEPPTEDNSIPFAELDRFLETKPELSPPEPELELELGLGLPATPAMEEDEFSDLIKLLEFDVPGTGQPTNLDRPSRPRRVSTVVEQTLKVPVKQMDNLNNLMGELVVNRNSLEGDGDKLRQSLDSLMHQVQNLSDVAGRMQDLYERSLLEDALLKSRQEYRGHNPVDRSAVYTSKSSTKSSTNEEKDGYSALEMDSFSKFHELAQETIELIVRVRESASDINLWVDDIDHVARSLRQVTSQLQEGLTKARMVPFSRTADRLPLAVKKICPQLSKEAQLYLEGKETLIDKMILEHLSDPLTHLVNNALTHGIELPDERISRGKRPEGQITVRALQQGNQTVISVSDDGAGIDAARVKQKALEKRLITQTEATRMTDLDVYELLFHAGFSTKDQADNFSGRGVGLDVVRTSIAEIRGSVNIDSELGKGTTFTIRLPLTLSISKALCCVSASTPLAFPMDGVEDMFDLPLTQIHATSDGYQYIQWRDIRLHFCMLSELLTYHRKLGRSNLYVSGREDNMVSVVVLRSATSFLAIGVEQLLGDREIVIKQIIGPVPKPAGIAGATVQGDGRIMAIADVLELIQIAEGRMRREARTLWQDPASEMNAQAERSQPMVLIVDDSITVRSLLSMTFEKAGYQVEQARDGQDAWEKLRSGLPCDIVFCDIEMPRLDGLELLGRLQKDEQLRLLPVAMLTSRGAERHRRVAADLGASGYFTKPYLEEVLLDAAERMVEGEVLLPGSTRKPGKKRFEESQTHHPTLQPPQVAPPVHTSPKVLIVDDSVTVRSLLAMTFEGAGYEVAQARDGQDAWNQLNAGLNPDVAFLDIEMPRMDGMQLLERLQDDENLKTIPVAMITSRGAQKMKQRAAERGACGYFTKPYVEQELLEAAKRLRNGEVLLPGSTRQPQVAPAQSQGNFSGIEATLPSVEVAPALVPIWGSQPVQHSILIVDDSITVRSLLAATFEGAGYLVAQARDGQDALNQLQAGLKADLLFLDIEMPRMDGITLLSNLQADENLKGIPVAMLTSRGAKKMKQRAAAEGAKGYFVKPYVDEVLLEAARKLINGEVLLKSEGE; the protein is encoded by the coding sequence ATGCAAGTCGAACAACGCCAAAAAATCACGGGTTATTTCATTGAAGAGGCAAAAGAACACCTCGAAACAATTCAAGAGGGAATTGCCAACTTTCAAAGCACCCTCGACGACCCAGAAACAGCCAACGAAATCTACCGGGCAGCCCATTCGATTAAAGGCGGCGCGGCGATGCTGGAACTCGAAAGCATTCGTCGCAGCGCTCATCGTCTCGAAGACTTCTTCAAACGGCTCAAAGAAAAGCCCGTCAAAGTCGATACGCGCTTGCAATCGCTTTGCACGCAGATATTCAATGCGCTCCAAACCTTGGTTGGCGAACTCGAACGCCATCTCGCTGTCCCCGCTGGAGTTTCAGAGCGAGTTATGGCTGAAATCGAACCCATATTCGAGCAAACGCAGTATCATATTGACTCGCTCTTGAACCCGAAAATCGCCGTTACCGCAGGTAACATGACCCAAGAGAACGGCTCGACTGTAGCATCGGTAGCGATCGCGTCGTCGGTTCAAAGCGACTTCCCTATTGCCCCCTCTCATTCAAGCCGAAAACTGAGTTCCACCCCAGAAGTGGGTGAAGCGGAACTGAGTACCTTAGCCGACCTGTTTGCAACCTCCGACTTAGAGGACAATCTGGATGAGGATAACGTTACGCTCATCCAGTTCGGGGAAGGCAATGGCAGAAAGAACGAAAACTTCAACGATGTCCTCGGGCAACTCGACGATTTTGAAGATTTCGATGGCGCTCAAATTCCCGAAGTTTCGGAAGACATCACCGATATATCCGGCTTTCTCGACCAATTGGGCGCGACAAATGTTAGCGCTGCCAACGCTAAGCTGTCTTCGGTGTCTGAATCCGTCGAGGACGATAACGATTTCGACTTTCTGGGCGACTTAGCCAGTGCGACTTCCTCTCAAGATTTGACGATTGATTCCTCCTTAGATGACTTATTCGGCCCGGATGTACTGCTCGATGAAGAGCCAATCGAAAAAATTGCAGCCGTACTGCCCTCCGAGGAGCGCGAAGATAAAGCAGCCGTTCCCGAGCCGGAATTCAGTCTCGACACGATGCTACAGGAGCTAGGCGCAGCACCGGGATCGATTGAAAGCAGCGAACCTTCTATTAGTCGCTTCAAAGAAGAAATAGAAACAGCGGATGCTCAGTTCGATACGCTGGATACGGATTTTTCCCTGGATACCCTCTTCCAAGGAGAAGCAGATATCGATCTTTCTCTAGATAATATCTTTGACGCAGAACAGAGCCAAGATTTATCCCTCGATACTTTATTGCAAGAACAGATCGAAGATTTATCCCTCGATACAGTCTTTCAAGAGGACAGCCAAGATTTATCCCTCGATACTTTATTGCAAGATTTGGGTTCGCCCAGCAGCGAATCCAGTCAAGAGCTTTCAGCAACGTTCTCTCAAGATTTGGCGAGGAGAGCAGCGAGCGAAGAAGCCTTGGAATTAGATCGGAGTTTGGATGCTAGCTTGGATGAGTTGTTAGCAGAAAGCTCGCGTTATTACGGGGAGCCTTTTGAAGTCGCGCCGGAAAGCTCGCCCTCGGAAATACCTCTCGACGACTTGCTTGAAGCAGCCGTCGAACCGGAACTTGCAGTCGAACGGGATCCCTTAAGCGATTTGTTTGATTCAGTCGCGCCGCCCGCCGCCGTTGAAGAAAAGCCGCTCGAAGAATCCTTCGAGGACTCGAGGCTCGGAACAATCTCACAAGATGCGCCTCCAAAGCGTTCGCCAATTGCACCGGTAGAAGTAGACTCTCGCGCTCCGGAACTCCATCGTTCCGAACCTGCTGTCGATCGCGTCTCGCCCGTTGCAGCCCGTTCTGAGGCGGAGTTAGAGCAGCCAGAAGAGCAACCGGCAACCCTCACGCCGTTCTACTACGATGCGATCGAGGATCTCGAAGCTTTACTCGATACCGAACCCCCCACAGAGGATAACTCTATCCCCTTTGCCGAACTCGATCGCTTCCTGGAAACGAAACCCGAACTATCGCCACCGGAACCGGAACTCGAACTCGAACTCGGACTCGGACTTCCTGCAACGCCTGCGATGGAAGAAGATGAATTTAGCGACCTAATCAAGCTGCTAGAGTTTGATGTCCCCGGAACCGGACAACCGACCAATCTCGACCGTCCTTCCCGTCCCCGTAGAGTTTCGACGGTGGTGGAACAGACGCTCAAGGTTCCAGTCAAGCAGATGGACAATCTCAACAACCTAATGGGTGAGTTGGTTGTCAATCGCAATAGTTTAGAAGGCGATGGCGATAAATTACGTCAAAGCCTCGATAGTTTGATGCACCAAGTGCAAAATTTGAGCGATGTCGCCGGTCGGATGCAAGATCTTTACGAGCGATCGCTCCTTGAAGATGCACTGCTCAAAAGCCGTCAAGAATATCGCGGCCATAACCCTGTCGATCGCAGTGCTGTTTATACCTCCAAATCGTCTACCAAATCGTCTACGAATGAAGAGAAAGACGGTTACAGCGCCCTTGAAATGGACAGCTTCAGCAAATTCCACGAACTCGCTCAAGAAACGATTGAATTAATCGTGCGAGTGCGAGAATCTGCTTCGGATATCAACCTTTGGGTCGATGACATCGATCATGTCGCTCGCAGTCTGCGGCAAGTTACCTCGCAATTACAAGAAGGGCTGACCAAGGCGCGCATGGTTCCGTTCTCTCGCACGGCAGACCGATTGCCGCTCGCCGTGAAGAAAATTTGTCCGCAGTTGAGTAAAGAAGCGCAATTATACCTCGAGGGCAAAGAAACGCTGATCGACAAGATGATCCTCGAGCATCTTTCGGATCCGCTCACCCATTTGGTTAATAATGCTCTAACTCACGGCATCGAATTACCAGACGAGCGCATATCGAGGGGCAAGCGTCCCGAAGGTCAGATCACGGTGCGCGCGCTGCAACAAGGCAACCAAACCGTCATTTCGGTCTCTGACGATGGTGCGGGAATCGATGCGGCGCGAGTCAAACAGAAAGCGTTGGAAAAACGCCTGATAACGCAGACGGAAGCCACGCGCATGACGGATTTAGATGTCTACGAACTCCTCTTCCATGCCGGTTTTAGTACCAAAGACCAAGCGGATAATTTTTCCGGTCGCGGCGTGGGGTTGGATGTCGTGCGTACCAGTATTGCGGAAATTCGCGGCAGCGTTAATATTGACTCGGAATTGGGCAAGGGAACGACGTTTACGATTCGCTTGCCGCTGACGTTGAGCATCTCTAAGGCGCTGTGCTGCGTGAGCGCTAGCACGCCGTTAGCGTTCCCGATGGATGGGGTGGAAGATATGTTCGATCTGCCCCTGACGCAAATTCACGCGACTTCGGATGGGTATCAGTACATTCAGTGGCGCGATATTCGGCTGCATTTCTGTATGCTTTCAGAATTGTTGACTTACCATCGCAAACTCGGTCGCAGCAATTTGTATGTTTCTGGGCGCGAGGACAATATGGTTTCGGTGGTGGTGTTGCGCAGCGCGACCAGTTTCCTGGCGATTGGGGTCGAGCAATTGCTCGGCGATCGCGAAATTGTCATCAAACAGATTATCGGGCCGGTGCCGAAACCGGCGGGAATTGCGGGCGCGACGGTGCAGGGAGATGGCAGAATTATGGCGATCGCGGATGTTTTGGAGTTAATCCAAATTGCCGAAGGTCGGATGCGCCGGGAAGCCAGAACGCTGTGGCAAGACCCAGCAAGCGAGATGAACGCGCAAGCCGAGCGTTCTCAGCCGATGGTATTGATCGTAGACGATTCGATTACGGTGCGATCGCTGCTGTCGATGACGTTTGAAAAAGCGGGTTATCAAGTCGAACAAGCGCGGGATGGTCAGGATGCTTGGGAGAAGTTGCGTAGCGGTTTGCCCTGCGATATCGTCTTCTGCGATATCGAAATGCCCCGCTTGGATGGGTTGGAGTTGCTCGGACGCTTGCAGAAGGACGAACAATTGCGATTGCTGCCTGTGGCGATGCTTACTTCTCGCGGTGCGGAACGGCATCGGCGCGTCGCAGCAGATTTAGGCGCTAGCGGTTACTTCACTAAACCCTATCTCGAGGAAGTGCTGCTTGATGCGGCAGAACGCATGGTGGAAGGAGAAGTTTTACTGCCAGGAAGCACTCGCAAGCCCGGTAAGAAGCGCTTTGAGGAAAGCCAAACCCATCACCCTACTCTGCAACCCCCACAGGTTGCGCCGCCAGTACACACTTCACCGAAGGTATTGATTGTCGATGATTCGGTGACGGTGCGATCGCTCCTTGCCATGACTTTTGAAGGCGCGGGCTATGAAGTCGCCCAAGCTCGAGACGGTCAAGATGCGTGGAATCAACTGAACGCCGGTTTAAACCCCGATGTTGCTTTCCTTGATATTGAAATGCCGCGCATGGATGGAATGCAACTCTTAGAACGGCTTCAAGATGACGAAAACCTTAAAACAATTCCCGTGGCAATGATTACCTCGCGAGGCGCGCAGAAAATGAAGCAGCGAGCCGCAGAACGAGGAGCGTGCGGCTACTTCACGAAGCCCTACGTCGAGCAGGAGTTACTTGAAGCCGCCAAACGCCTGCGCAATGGCGAAGTTTTGTTACCGGGCAGCACGCGCCAACCCCAAGTTGCACCCGCACAAAGCCAAGGGAATTTCAGCGGAATCGAAGCTACGCTCCCATCCGTTGAAGTTGCGCCCGCTCTGGTTCCGATTTGGGGCAGTCAGCCCGTCCAGCATAGCATCCTGATTGTCGATGATTCGATTACGGTGCGATCGCTCCTCGCCGCAACCTTTGAAGGCGCGGGCTACTTAGTCGCCCAAGCGCGAGATGGTCAAGATGCTTTAAATCAACTCCAAGCCGGTTTGAAAGCCGATTTACTCTTCCTCGATATTGAAATGCCCCGCATGGATGGGATTACTTTACTGTCTAACTTGCAAGCCGACGAGAATCTAAAAGGAATTCCCGTGGCAATGCTTACCTCTCGGGGGGCGAAGAAAATGAAACAACGAGCGGCAGCAGAGGGGGCAAAGGGATATTTTGTCAAGCCTTATGTCGATGAAGTATTACTAGAGGCGGCTCGGAAGTTGATTAATGGAGAAGTTCTATTGAAAAGCGAGGGTGAATGA
- a CDS encoding GNAT family N-acetyltransferase → MLVRQQFRSRSHQGEADLEAIAKLINACKAADTVNNGTSVEKLRRKLEDPMRRESQLWEDDSGQLLGYAEILIVDREQPEGYLSFCVCPECGKRELEREILAWAEAQLQQRYPDCPGAITLRVNALSDRAQRLALFAECGFAPERYFFRMRRSLSEPIPEPQFPAGFALIPANPETDAIAWLELYNQSFIDHWNHHDMTLEQLQYYLNEPSYNRDLDLIAAAPDGTFAAFCYCKIKAEANERNGRKEGWICTLGTRRGFRKQGLGRAMLLSGLQCLQAAGAETAVLGVDADNPNGALKLYESVGFQRFLTNVVCVKKL, encoded by the coding sequence ATGCTGGTTCGGCAACAGTTCCGATCGCGATCGCACCAAGGAGAAGCCGATTTAGAGGCGATCGCAAAGCTTATCAATGCTTGTAAAGCGGCAGATACCGTTAACAACGGCACATCGGTGGAAAAGTTGCGCCGCAAGCTCGAAGATCCGATGCGACGGGAATCGCAGCTTTGGGAAGACGATTCGGGACAACTCCTCGGCTATGCAGAGATATTGATTGTCGATCGCGAACAGCCGGAAGGATATCTCTCTTTCTGCGTTTGTCCGGAGTGCGGAAAACGCGAATTAGAGCGAGAGATTCTGGCTTGGGCAGAAGCACAACTGCAACAGCGTTATCCCGATTGTCCGGGTGCGATAACACTGCGGGTTAACGCACTGAGCGATCGCGCCCAACGCCTTGCATTGTTTGCCGAATGTGGCTTTGCGCCGGAACGCTACTTTTTTCGGATGAGGCGATCGCTGAGCGAACCGATCCCAGAACCGCAATTTCCCGCCGGTTTTGCCCTCATTCCTGCCAATCCAGAAACCGACGCGATCGCTTGGTTGGAACTCTACAACCAAAGCTTCATCGACCACTGGAACCATCACGATATGACCCTGGAGCAATTGCAATACTACCTCAACGAACCCAGCTACAATCGCGACCTCGACTTAATCGCCGCCGCACCCGACGGAACCTTTGCAGCTTTTTGCTACTGCAAAATCAAGGCTGAGGCAAACGAGCGCAACGGACGCAAGGAAGGCTGGATTTGCACCCTCGGAACGCGGCGCGGATTCCGCAAACAAGGGTTGGGGCGGGCAATGCTCTTGAGCGGTTTGCAATGCTTGCAAGCTGCGGGGGCGGAAACGGCTGTACTCGGTGTCGATGCTGACAATCCTAACGGTGCGTTGAAGCTGTACGAATCGGTGGGGTTTCAACGGTTCCTAACCAATGTTGTCTGCGTTAAAAAACTATAG
- a CDS encoding UvrD-helicase domain-containing protein: MQWIDFQQTVDQRLNREQLDEQQSRARNFNVNGHALVRGVAGSGKSLVLRNRVEKIVEERLNPVLVLSYNRFMRGWLKSTLEKKGLNVECGTFHQWGYRRIKYDYKYDRDDTLRKTVITLAEKSKLQYQSILVDEAQDFYDEWFLALLKILDPQTNSLFFVYDNTQSVYGQPHRRKSGWSWAKLRIDIVGRAQIFDLNYRNSPEILELAWKFIQPTLDKVGIRYDKRENNPALDRIIEPKKKTSRSSGVKPLLQQINFSEMPLEIAKQVKKALESCPDSSIGILTHPTYPNTKVLRSDISYELHQLGIRNHAPTRSEERDGNVVDRPYAIVDSWNALKGVEFDAVIIAGVDLATEQPHDPDSDFEEMAGLYTAMTRTRDHLVMLYEVKTPIVEQIQNALDSPDQLSYES; this comes from the coding sequence ATGCAGTGGATAGACTTTCAGCAGACTGTCGATCAAAGATTGAACCGGGAACAACTAGACGAGCAGCAGAGCAGAGCACGCAATTTCAACGTTAATGGTCATGCGCTAGTTCGGGGTGTAGCTGGTTCTGGCAAGTCGCTGGTTTTGAGAAACCGTGTTGAGAAAATTGTAGAGGAGAGACTCAATCCAGTTCTCGTACTATCCTACAATCGTTTCATGAGAGGATGGCTCAAATCTACACTGGAAAAGAAAGGATTGAATGTTGAGTGTGGCACATTCCATCAATGGGGCTATCGCAGAATTAAATACGACTACAAATACGATCGAGATGATACTCTTCGGAAAACAGTAATCACTCTAGCAGAAAAATCGAAACTCCAATATCAATCAATTCTTGTAGATGAAGCTCAAGACTTTTATGACGAGTGGTTTTTGGCACTTCTAAAAATCTTAGACCCTCAAACCAATTCACTTTTCTTTGTGTATGACAATACTCAATCTGTGTATGGTCAGCCTCATAGACGTAAAAGTGGATGGAGTTGGGCAAAATTAAGAATAGATATTGTAGGTCGTGCCCAGATTTTTGATTTGAACTACAGAAATTCGCCTGAAATACTTGAACTTGCTTGGAAATTCATTCAACCTACTCTAGATAAGGTTGGCATAAGATATGACAAGCGAGAAAATAATCCTGCACTAGATAGAATTATTGAACCGAAGAAAAAAACTTCTAGAAGTTCTGGGGTCAAACCACTTCTACAACAGATAAACTTCTCAGAAATGCCCTTAGAGATTGCTAAGCAAGTTAAGAAGGCACTAGAAAGCTGTCCTGACTCGTCCATTGGCATCCTAACTCACCCAACCTATCCTAATACAAAAGTTCTTAGAAGTGATATTAGCTATGAGCTTCATCAGCTAGGAATTAGGAATCATGCTCCCACAAGGTCAGAAGAGAGAGATGGAAATGTAGTTGATAGACCTTATGCGATCGTAGACTCTTGGAATGCCTTAAAGGGGGTTGAATTTGATGCTGTGATTATTGCAGGAGTTGATTTAGCTACTGAGCAGCCTCACGATCCTGACTCAGATTTTGAGGAGATGGCAGGGCTTTACACTGCCATGACACGCACAAGAGATCATTTAGTTATGCTGTATGAAGTTAAGACTCCAATAGTTGAGCAGATTCAGAACGCATTGGACTCTCCTGACCAATTAAGTTATGAGAGTTGA
- a CDS encoding type II toxin-antitoxin system mRNA interferase toxin, RelE/StbE family — translation MRSLVLTPKFRRAFRKFAKRNSDLQQRIEDTLQQMETDVFAPSLGTHKLSGKLDGLQSCSCGYDCRIVFSIEQDTEADNEVIVLLDIGTHDEVY, via the coding sequence ATGAGATCGCTAGTTTTAACTCCCAAATTTAGACGGGCATTCCGCAAGTTTGCAAAACGCAACTCTGACCTCCAGCAACGGATTGAAGATACTTTACAACAAATGGAAACAGATGTATTTGCTCCAAGCCTGGGTACCCACAAACTGAGTGGTAAACTGGATGGTCTTCAGTCTTGTTCTTGCGGGTATGATTGTCGAATTGTTTTTTCCATTGAACAGGATACAGAAGCAGATAATGAGGTCATTGTGTTACTCGACATTGGAACACATGATGAAGTCTATTAG
- a CDS encoding chlorophyll a/b-binding protein, which translates to MTDKGYVLEEGNRLNNFAVEPKVYVDDKVNTGFTNYAETINGRFAMIGFVSLLALEAFSGHGLIGFLSSL; encoded by the coding sequence ATGACCGATAAAGGCTACGTCCTCGAAGAAGGCAATCGCTTAAACAACTTCGCTGTCGAACCCAAAGTTTACGTCGATGACAAAGTGAATACCGGCTTCACCAACTACGCAGAGACGATTAACGGACGCTTCGCCATGATCGGTTTCGTTTCCCTGTTAGCCTTAGAAGCTTTCAGCGGACACGGCTTAATCGGCTTCCTCTCCAGCCTCTAA